A part of Candidatus Binataceae bacterium genomic DNA contains:
- a CDS encoding LLM class flavin-dependent oxidoreductase, which translates to MAQIERPNCPLYNDQKLKLGLFGTNCSNGLTVSHAPTTYRATWEHTLAIARRAEAIGFEMLVPIARWRGFGGTTDFNGICFETYTWAAALAAATERIMVFSTSHVPTVHPIVAAKQCVTVDHISNGRFGLNIVMGWFTPEMEMFGAPQREHDERYAYGAEWLGAVKRLWTEESPFDFDGRYFHIRQGQAHPKPLQKPWPVLVNAGFSPAGIEFSVREVDFNFLTLDTIERGKELVADLHRRAHGYGREIGIMMYAMMICRDTEREAQEVRREILEKGDWGAATNIMKVLGIESGSFQEHIKHFGERFILGWGGYPLVGTPEQVVDELCKISAIGVEGVILGFLDYHEELAYFERAVMPLLKQAGLRR; encoded by the coding sequence ATGGCCCAAATCGAACGCCCGAACTGCCCGCTGTACAACGACCAGAAGCTCAAGCTGGGGCTCTTCGGCACCAATTGCAGCAACGGGCTGACGGTGTCGCACGCGCCGACCACCTATCGCGCAACCTGGGAGCATACGCTCGCGATCGCGCGGCGCGCCGAGGCGATCGGCTTCGAGATGCTGGTGCCGATCGCGCGTTGGCGCGGCTTCGGCGGCACCACCGATTTCAACGGCATCTGCTTCGAAACCTACACCTGGGCCGCCGCGCTCGCCGCCGCCACCGAGCGCATCATGGTGTTTTCAACCTCGCACGTGCCAACCGTCCATCCGATCGTCGCCGCCAAGCAGTGCGTCACCGTCGACCACATCTCCAACGGCCGCTTCGGCCTGAACATCGTGATGGGGTGGTTCACGCCGGAGATGGAAATGTTCGGCGCGCCCCAGCGCGAGCACGACGAGCGCTACGCCTACGGCGCCGAGTGGTTGGGCGCGGTCAAGCGGCTGTGGACGGAGGAATCGCCGTTCGACTTCGACGGCAGATATTTTCATATCCGCCAGGGCCAGGCGCATCCCAAGCCGCTCCAGAAGCCGTGGCCGGTGCTGGTCAACGCTGGCTTCTCGCCCGCGGGGATCGAATTTTCGGTGCGCGAGGTCGATTTCAACTTCCTGACCCTCGATACGATAGAGCGCGGCAAGGAACTGGTTGCCGATCTCCATCGCCGCGCCCACGGCTACGGTCGCGAAATCGGCATCATGATGTACGCGATGATGATCTGCCGCGATACCGAGCGCGAGGCGCAGGAGGTGCGCCGCGAAATCCTCGAGAAAGGCGACTGGGGCGCCGCGACCAATATCATGAAGGTGCTCGGCATCGAAAGCGGCTCCTTCCAGGAGCATATCAAGCACTTCGGCGAGCGCTTCATCCTCGGATGGGGCGGCTATCCGCTGGTCGGCACTCCGGAGCAGGTCGTGGATGAGTTGTGCAAAATCAGCGCGATCGGAGTCGAGGGCGTGATCCTTGGATTCCTCGACTACCATGAGGAGCTGGCGTATTTCGAGCGGGCCGTGATGCCGCTGCTGAAGCAGGCCGGGCTCAGGCGCTAA
- a CDS encoding zinc ribbon domain-containing protein, producing MPLYECRCERCELTFEVLAPLSASRMRSRPCPECGRPARRIISAVSFALGGARASESDGAPSRDRSRPDVTKLKVPPSARLCWMDDRSAARLAAYKHGRGAEYDDVVAAREEKRKQRGEPQPAAHAHSHSHSPLSDPVVFKHRAEAAARRAKVAESKDVARRPLKPA from the coding sequence GTGCCGCTTTACGAGTGCAGATGCGAGCGGTGCGAGCTGACCTTTGAGGTGCTCGCACCGCTCAGCGCTTCGCGGATGCGCTCGCGGCCGTGTCCGGAGTGCGGGCGTCCCGCGCGGCGCATCATCTCGGCCGTCAGCTTTGCGTTGGGCGGCGCGCGCGCGTCCGAATCGGATGGCGCGCCGTCGCGTGATCGCTCACGTCCCGACGTAACCAAGCTGAAGGTGCCGCCGAGCGCACGGCTGTGCTGGATGGACGACCGGTCGGCGGCGCGGCTGGCCGCCTACAAGCACGGGCGCGGCGCGGAGTACGACGACGTGGTGGCGGCGCGCGAGGAGAAGCGCAAGCAGCGCGGCGAGCCGCAGCCGGCGGCCCACGCGCACAGTCATTCGCACTCGCCGCTCAGCGACCCGGTGGTGTTCAAGCATCGGGCCGAGGCCGCCGCACGCAGGGCCAAGGTCGCCGAGTCGAAGGACGTCGCACGCCGTCCGCTTAAGCCCGCCTGA
- a CDS encoding hydantoinase B/oxoprolinase family protein, protein MPESTKALDAPIDGDSVAALDPALLAVIANRLDSVCREMTNTLLRSGRSAVLNMARDFSCSLVTGDNQLLASAEGLPVHVFGSQFLTEAMCNLHPDLAEGDAFLHNDVYLGNTHSADHTILVPVFVDGEHLFTCCAKAHQADCGNSLPTTYMPFAGDVYEEGALNFPCVRIQRNFHDIEDIIRMCRRRIRVAEQWYGDYLAMLGAARIGERRLKELVARFGKPLIARFVREWFDYSERRMAHALSALPSASFVGVGAHDPFPAVPDGVPLKVKVTIDAAEGRVEIDLRDNIDCVPCGLNESKTCAINNVVTGIFNSIDPGVPHNAGSFRRITVHLRENCVVGIPRFPTSCSVATTNIGDRLVNITQAAFAQLGPGYGLAEGGLGMGPGYGVISGGDFRRTGAPYVNQLFMGANGGPGTPHNDGWINYGLPVVAGLMYRDSVEIDEQKYPIVYKSVRLLTDSGGAGRFRGAPGARVVYGPRRDTMMVAYPLDGHHYPPKGVLGGHPGQASYAAKLDREGSEHPLPAVSAEQIQPGEYIVGVDTGGGGYGSPLERDPELVRADVLEGWVSMEKARQTYGVVFTGRIDDESLAVDREATARWRAALRGERRA, encoded by the coding sequence ATGCCTGAATCTACGAAAGCCCTGGACGCGCCGATCGACGGCGATTCCGTCGCGGCGCTCGACCCGGCGCTGCTGGCGGTGATCGCCAACCGCCTGGACAGCGTCTGCCGCGAGATGACCAATACGCTGCTGCGCTCGGGGCGCTCCGCCGTGCTCAACATGGCGCGCGATTTCTCCTGCTCACTGGTCACCGGCGACAACCAGCTGCTCGCCTCGGCCGAGGGCTTGCCGGTCCACGTCTTCGGCTCGCAGTTCCTGACCGAGGCGATGTGCAATTTGCATCCGGACCTCGCCGAGGGCGACGCGTTTCTGCACAACGACGTCTATCTCGGCAATACCCACAGCGCCGACCATACGATCCTGGTCCCGGTCTTCGTCGACGGCGAGCATCTCTTCACCTGTTGCGCCAAGGCCCATCAGGCGGACTGCGGCAACAGCCTGCCAACCACCTACATGCCGTTTGCCGGCGACGTTTACGAGGAGGGCGCGCTGAACTTTCCCTGCGTGCGGATTCAGCGCAACTTTCACGACATCGAGGACATCATTCGGATGTGCCGCCGGCGTATCCGCGTCGCTGAGCAATGGTACGGCGACTACCTGGCGATGCTCGGGGCGGCGCGGATCGGCGAGCGCCGGCTCAAGGAGCTGGTGGCGCGTTTCGGCAAGCCGCTCATCGCGCGCTTCGTGCGCGAATGGTTTGACTACTCCGAACGGCGGATGGCGCATGCGCTGAGCGCGCTTCCCTCGGCGAGCTTCGTCGGCGTCGGCGCCCACGATCCGTTCCCGGCCGTGCCCGACGGCGTGCCGCTGAAGGTCAAAGTCACAATCGACGCAGCCGAGGGGCGGGTCGAGATCGATCTGCGCGACAATATCGACTGCGTGCCGTGCGGGCTCAACGAGTCGAAGACCTGCGCGATCAACAACGTGGTCACCGGGATATTCAATTCGATCGATCCCGGGGTGCCGCACAACGCGGGCAGCTTCCGCCGCATCACCGTCCACCTGCGCGAGAACTGCGTAGTCGGCATCCCGCGCTTTCCGACCTCGTGTTCGGTTGCGACGACCAACATCGGCGACCGCCTGGTCAACATCACGCAGGCCGCCTTCGCGCAGCTCGGCCCCGGCTACGGACTTGCCGAGGGCGGTCTCGGGATGGGCCCGGGCTACGGCGTTATCTCGGGGGGCGACTTTCGGCGTACAGGCGCGCCCTACGTCAATCAGCTTTTCATGGGCGCCAACGGCGGCCCCGGCACCCCACATAACGACGGCTGGATCAATTACGGTCTGCCCGTGGTAGCCGGCCTGATGTACCGCGACAGCGTCGAGATCGACGAACAGAAATATCCGATCGTTTACAAGAGTGTTCGCCTGCTCACCGACAGCGGCGGCGCAGGGCGCTTTCGTGGGGCGCCCGGCGCGCGCGTGGTTTACGGGCCGCGGCGCGATACGATGATGGTTGCCTATCCGCTCGACGGCCATCACTATCCGCCCAAAGGCGTGCTCGGCGGCCATCCCGGGCAGGCTTCGTATGCCGCCAAGCTCGACCGCGAAGGCAGCGAGCATCCGCTGCCCGCGGTTTCGGCCGAGCAGATCCAGCCCGGCGAATACATCGTCGGAGTGGATACCGGAGGCGGCGGCTACGGTAGCCCGCTCGAGCGCGACCCGGAGCTGGTACGCGCCGACGTGCTCGAAGGATGGGTCTCGATGGAGAAGGCGCGGCAGACCTACGGCGTCGTCTTCACCGGACGGATTGACGACGAATCGCTGGCGGTGGATCGCGAAGCAACCGCCCGCTGGCGCGCCGCGCTGCGCGGGGAGCGGCGCGCATGA
- a CDS encoding hydantoinase/oxoprolinase family protein has protein sequence MRDGEDRVGYRIAIDTGGTFTDLVLADEQGNLVLGKSPTTYGRIFGGIEGALKMTAEQLGRGMGDLLAATDLLIYGTTHATNAIIERATARTAFLVTEGFPDVLVLREGGKLDPFNLAYPPAEPYIARRLTFEIRERVDSEGGVVIPLDEAQAREVLRRVDARRVEAVAVCLLWSPANPAHELALGRLIESELPGVPYTLSHQLNPIIREYRRASATAIDASLKPLMQNHLRGMEKDLRAAGFKGQLLVATSFGGVMHVGDVVQRPIYLVKSGPAMAPVAGRTYAEAEAGRRDLIVCDTGGTSFDVSLVHGGMIKFTRETWLGPPFIGHITGMASVDVRSIGAGGGSIAWIDPGGMLRVGPQSARAEPGPACYGAGGVHPTVTDAALVLGYLDPEYFLDGRMRLDARAAETAVGTIASRIGGSVKDAARAIMQIAGDHMVSAIKDITINQGIDPRESLLVAGGGAAGLNILPIARELGCRQVLVPRTAGALSACGGQYSDIVAEFTQSKFAYTGDFPYAEVNRVLAGITAEMDRFESELRERGLRRFRREYFVEARYPYQVWELDVALAKGGFDGPADLDALIEAFHREHDRVFAVKEPGQQLECIYWRGRLSAELEGPPLTKAPARAAALPVPRMRRPAFFAGRGEMETPRYHGDRLAPGMTIDGPAIVDEPTTTIVVYPGSRARVTELHNYLLEVGDA, from the coding sequence ATGCGCGACGGGGAGGACCGCGTGGGCTATCGCATCGCGATTGACACCGGGGGCACGTTCACCGACCTCGTGCTGGCCGACGAGCAGGGCAACCTCGTGCTCGGCAAGTCGCCTACCACTTACGGCCGCATCTTCGGGGGTATCGAGGGCGCGCTCAAGATGACGGCCGAGCAGCTCGGACGCGGCATGGGCGACCTGCTCGCCGCGACTGACCTGCTCATCTACGGCACCACGCACGCCACCAACGCGATCATCGAGCGCGCCACCGCGCGCACCGCGTTTCTGGTCACTGAGGGCTTTCCCGACGTCCTCGTGCTGCGCGAGGGCGGTAAGCTCGACCCGTTTAACCTCGCCTATCCCCCGGCGGAGCCCTATATAGCGCGCCGGCTGACCTTTGAGATCCGCGAGCGCGTCGACTCCGAAGGCGGCGTGGTGATCCCGCTCGATGAGGCGCAGGCGCGCGAGGTTCTGCGCCGGGTCGATGCGCGCCGGGTCGAGGCGGTTGCGGTATGCCTGCTGTGGTCGCCCGCCAATCCGGCCCACGAGCTCGCGCTCGGCCGGCTTATTGAGAGCGAGCTGCCCGGCGTCCCCTACACGCTCTCGCATCAGCTCAATCCGATAATCCGCGAATACCGGCGCGCGTCGGCGACGGCGATTGACGCCTCGCTCAAGCCGCTGATGCAGAACCATCTGCGCGGCATGGAAAAGGACTTGCGCGCGGCCGGCTTCAAGGGCCAGCTCTTGGTTGCGACCTCGTTCGGTGGCGTGATGCACGTGGGCGACGTGGTTCAACGTCCGATCTATCTCGTCAAGTCAGGGCCGGCGATGGCGCCGGTGGCCGGGCGCACGTATGCCGAGGCTGAAGCCGGCCGCCGCGACCTCATCGTGTGCGACACCGGCGGCACCAGTTTCGACGTCAGCCTGGTGCACGGCGGGATGATCAAGTTCACCCGCGAGACATGGCTTGGGCCGCCGTTCATCGGGCATATCACCGGGATGGCGTCGGTCGACGTCAGGAGCATCGGCGCTGGCGGCGGCTCAATCGCGTGGATCGATCCGGGCGGGATGCTGCGCGTCGGCCCTCAGAGCGCACGCGCCGAGCCCGGCCCCGCATGCTACGGCGCGGGCGGCGTCCATCCCACGGTCACCGACGCGGCGCTCGTGCTCGGTTACCTCGATCCGGAATACTTCCTGGACGGCCGGATGCGGCTCGACGCGCGCGCGGCCGAGACCGCCGTGGGCACGATCGCGTCGCGGATCGGCGGCAGCGTCAAGGACGCCGCGCGCGCGATCATGCAGATCGCGGGCGACCACATGGTCAGCGCGATAAAGGATATCACGATCAACCAGGGCATCGACCCGCGCGAGAGCCTGCTGGTCGCGGGCGGCGGTGCGGCCGGGCTGAACATCCTGCCGATCGCGCGCGAGCTTGGATGCCGCCAAGTGCTGGTGCCGCGCACCGCCGGCGCGCTCAGCGCGTGTGGCGGCCAGTACTCCGACATCGTGGCCGAATTCACCCAGAGCAAATTCGCCTATACCGGTGACTTTCCCTACGCCGAGGTGAACCGCGTGCTGGCTGGAATTACGGCCGAGATGGATCGTTTCGAATCCGAATTGCGCGAGCGCGGGCTGCGCCGTTTCCGGCGCGAATATTTCGTCGAGGCGCGCTACCCTTACCAGGTATGGGAGCTCGACGTCGCACTGGCCAAGGGGGGATTCGACGGCCCGGCCGACCTCGACGCGCTGATCGAGGCGTTCCATCGCGAGCACGACCGCGTCTTCGCGGTCAAAGAGCCTGGCCAGCAGCTCGAATGCATTTACTGGCGCGGCAGACTGAGCGCCGAGCTCGAGGGCCCGCCGCTTACCAAGGCGCCGGCGCGCGCAGCCGCTCTGCCGGTGCCCAGGATGCGCCGCCCCGCGTTCTTTGCCGGACGCGGCGAGATGGAGACCCCGCGCTATCACGGCGACCGGCTTGCGCCCGGGATGACGATCGACGGGCCGGCGATTGTCGATGAGCCAACGACTACGATCGTCGTCTATCCGGGCAGCCGCGCGCGAGTTACCGAATTGCATAACTATCTGCTCGAGGTTGGCGATGCCTGA
- a CDS encoding N-acyl homoserine lactonase family protein, with the protein MAEGKAKKMWALPGAQLTAPASLLMHGGDNTLLDLPCPSFLIEHPKGLVLFDTGCNAKIIDDAVGYWGEVAKALPIKWSKSDTLDKQVEGVGYKPSDVKYVILSHSHLDHSGGLTYFPKAKFLVGARELQYAYWPDPDRRWAFILNDFIPTRAYDWLELDHDLDLFGDGALQFLYTPGHTPGECSLLVNLPNRKFILTGDTVHLRAALNQEATMPIDTDPIQATLSLKRVKAIRDMQGATVWITHDPDDWKEHPHRVE; encoded by the coding sequence ATGGCCGAAGGCAAAGCGAAGAAAATGTGGGCGCTCCCCGGCGCTCAGCTCACCGCGCCCGCGTCGCTCCTGATGCACGGCGGCGACAACACCTTGCTCGACCTCCCGTGCCCCTCCTTCCTGATCGAGCATCCCAAAGGCCTGGTGCTCTTCGACACCGGGTGTAACGCCAAGATCATCGACGACGCGGTCGGCTACTGGGGCGAGGTCGCCAAGGCACTGCCGATCAAGTGGAGTAAGTCCGACACGCTCGACAAGCAGGTCGAAGGGGTGGGCTACAAGCCGTCCGACGTGAAGTACGTCATCCTTTCGCACTCGCACCTCGACCATTCCGGCGGCCTGACCTACTTTCCCAAGGCCAAGTTCCTGGTCGGAGCGCGCGAGCTGCAATACGCCTACTGGCCCGACCCAGACCGCCGCTGGGCCTTCATCCTCAACGACTTCATCCCAACCCGCGCCTACGACTGGCTGGAGCTCGACCACGACCTCGACCTGTTCGGCGACGGCGCGCTGCAATTTCTCTACACGCCGGGCCATACGCCGGGCGAATGCTCGCTGCTGGTGAACCTGCCCAACCGCAAGTTCATCCTGACCGGCGACACCGTGCATCTGCGCGCCGCGCTCAATCAGGAGGCGACGATGCCGATCGACACCGACCCGATCCAGGCGACGCTTTCGCTCAAGCGGGTCAAGGCGATCCGCGACATGCAGGGCGCAACCGTGTGGATCACGCACGACCCCGACGACTGGAAGGAACATCCGCACCGGGTCGAGTAG